One stretch of Podospora bellae-mahoneyi strain CBS 112042 chromosome 2, whole genome shotgun sequence DNA includes these proteins:
- a CDS encoding hypothetical protein (EggNog:ENOG503PYCS), with translation MMSEMDGLIPAVANLSVQSSLRRKPVRPASSIPPPPTFCAELEGSMPTIPRPQASGDFDQGLIPLEREPPPDHKGLIPLHAPHSATVSHAGPPSTAVSAGLPLPSQTPGTPDVVYRPAAYPSWPQSYASHHPQPAPLVSPTHSLPTPSVSSTTSPPPIPGIHSSGQKLGDFASSVFSKETVKWSKKTASRFGGALKSAATSAHEAATKAQVAAVRATEQRRQRQAGIVVPQQTTNPQLLYTPQYWASSHLHAQNTASHQQSAIPFVPPARQDQSQSQSPAALAPVSQGQTPHVFASNQTPSSPPPPLAKFHYPQISASPLSLPSHPQPHYSLPGHHLQHHQQHQQHQQQHYLHHPQPTPTVALVERSGGGGSFLPPPAPTGPSAGSWQQITTADPTTLNKGINAPGSGGGNSSTLKTVGTGKVALAAVGGLTRLLIAASTGEDVGEMDFGSGGGEEAVVSPDSGESCEAPGEQGDGAGYPDTYGEASHTLTSSYADHQEALQANHFANMINAQANVNALTYVSNTTTTYGMSSSSNLVSDPYRYSHYIYTPDPASCI, from the coding sequence ATGATGAGCGAGATGGACGGGCTGATACCTGCCGTGGCCAACTTGAGTGTGCAATCCTCCCTTCGGAGGAAGCCAGTGAGGCCTGCGTCGAGcatcccgccgccgccgacttTCTGTGCCGAGCTTGAGGGCTCGATGCCAACGATTCCACGGCCTCAAGCTAGTGGTGATTTCGATCAGGGCCTGATTCCGCTCGAGAGAGAACCGCCACCGGACCATAAGGGGTTGATACCTCTGCACGCTCCCCATTCAGCAACAGTTTCCCATGCGGGCCCGCCATCTACCGCCGTCAGTGCAGGTCTTCCCTTGCCGTCCCAGACCCCTGGTACCCCGGATGTTGTATACAGACCTGCCGCCTACCCGTCATGGCCTCAGTCATACGCTtcccaccatcctcaacccgCTCCGTTGGTCTCACCCACACACAGTCTTCCCACTCCGTCAGTCTCCAGCACgacatcacccccccccatACCTGGTATCCATTCGTCAGGCCAGAAACTCGGGGACTTTGCCAGCTCGGTATTCAGCAAAGAAACGGTCAAGTGGAGTAAGAAGACGGCAAGCCGCTTCGGCGGGGCCCTCAAAAGCGCCGCCACGAGTGCTCATGAGGCCGCGACAAAAGCCCAGGTGGCTGCGGTGCGGGCCACTGAGCAGAGAAGACAGAGGCAGGCGGGCATTGTGGTCCCCCAGCAGACGACAAACCCACAGCTGCTGTACACACCACAGTACTGGGCTTCTTCACACCTCCACGCACAGAACACGGCATCCCACCAGCAGTCTGCTATTCCTTTTGTGCCGCCAGCGCGCCAAGATcagagccagagccagagccCAGCCGCACTTGCTCCTGTCTCACAGGGCCAAACTCCGCACGTCTTTGCCTCAAACCAGacaccctcttcacctccaccaccgctggCAAAATTTCACTATCCTCAGATATCAGCTTCGCCCTTGTCTCTCCCCTCACACCCACAGCCGCACTACTCACTTCCCGGTCAtcaccttcaacaccaccagcagcaccagcagcaccagcagcaacattACTtgcaccacccccagcctACGCCAACTGTTGCTTTGGTAGAGAGAtcaggtggaggaggctcaTTTCTTCCGCCGCCTGCTCCCACCGGCCCCTCAGCTGGTTCATGGCAGCAGATCACAACCGCCGACCCTACCACACTGAATAAAGGCATCAACGCGCCAGGGTCTGGGGGAGGTAACAGCTCCACCCTCAAGACTGTCGGGACGGGCAAGGTAGCGTTGGCTGCCGTGGGGGGGCTCACGAGACTGCTGATCGCCGCCAGCACGGGAGAGGACGTGGGCGAGATGGATTTTGGtagcgggggtggtgaggaagccGTTGTTTCCCCAGACTCTGGAGAAAGCTGTGAAGCCCCGGGAGAACAAGGCGATGGGGCAGGTTACCCAGACACTTATGGCGAGGCTTCCCACACCCTGACAAGCTCTTATGCCGATCATCAGGAGGCTTTGCAGGCCAATCATTTTGCCAACATGATCAATGCCCAGGCAAACGTCAATGCTCTGACGTACGTCTCGAACACCACGACGACGTACGGCATGAGCTCGAGCAGCAACCTGGTCAGCGATCCTTACAGATATTCACACTATATCTATACCCCGGACCCAGCGAGCTGTATTTGA
- a CDS encoding hypothetical protein (COG:G; EggNog:ENOG503NU7U), with amino-acid sequence MTAKLSVDAQTAPPTADQADQHDDQSLRKVKAEQDPLSASPSTDVEHSDVDEKSLLRKIDWRLLPAVGVLYLLSFLDRSNVGNARIEGLTGDLHMTGNQYLTGLTLYFVGYVIFEVPCNIILKRTTPRFWLPTLTILWGIVATLMGIVQDLTGFFIARFFLGVTESGLFPGVVYYFSMWYKRRERQFRISLFFSAAALAGSFGGILAYGIGHMRGIVWENGWRWIFILEGIATVVVAVFAYWFIYNYPDTAEFLTAKERSFIRNRLAADSDATHDERFTWGNVAKALKDPKCWLYGLSFHTMSLPLYTFSLFLPSIIRDLGYTAANAQLLTIPPYAFAFFTTLTVATFSEKYGQRAIPLIGSASFAMIGYIILLANTDPKSRPGLSYTGTFFAAGGIYPATALALSWPAINVSGQTKRAVANGMQISIGNLGAVLGTQLYRQNDGPRYIVGHSFALGYLVGNIIVSLILYLILKKENTRRDGITAEVKEVGELHGDWDGDDDARWRFQY; translated from the exons ATGACGGCCAAGCTCTCAGTAGATGCCCAAACGGCGCCTCCTACGGCTGACCAGGCAGACCAACATGATGACCAGAGTCTTCGGAAAGTGAAGGCCGAGCAAGACCCCTTGTCAGCCTCGCCGTCCACCGATGTCGAGCACAGCGATGTGGACGAAAAGTCACTCTTGCGCAAGATCGACTGGCGCCTCTTGCCCGCCGTCGGTGTGCTGTATCTGCTGTCCTTTCTCGACCGCAGCAATGTTGGCAACGCAAGGATCGAGGGCCTTACGGGCGACCTACACATGACCGGAAATCAATACCTCACCGGCCTGACGTTGTATTTCGTAGGCTATGTCATCTTCGAG GTTCCATGTAACATCATCCTCAAGCGGACCACCCCTAGGTTTTGGTTGCCAACCCTGACCATTCTGTGGGGCATCGTGGCCACGTTGATGGGCATTGTTCAAGACTTGACAGGTTTTTTCATTGCCCGCTTTTTCTTGGGCGTCACAGAGTCTGGTCTCTTCCCCGGCGTGGTGTACTACTTTTCAATGTGGTATAAGCGACGGGAGAGACAATTTCGCATCTCACTTTTCTTCAGTGCCGCGGCGCTTGCCGGTTCGTTTGGTGGAATTCTCGCCTATGGCATCGGACACATGCGAGGGATTGTGTGGGAAAACGGCTGGCGATGGATCTTTATTCTT GAGGGCATTGCTACCGTCGTGGTTGCCGTGTTTGCGTATTGGTTCATCTACAACTACCCAGACACGGCTGAGTTCCTGACAGCTAAGGAACGGAGTTTCATCCGGAACCGTCTTGCTGCTGACAGCGATGCCACCCATGACGAGCGTTTCACATGGGGCAACGTTGCCAAGGCGCTCAAGGACCCAAAGTGTTGGCTCTACGGCCTCAGTTTCCACACCATGAGCCTGCCTCTCTACAccttctctcttttcttg ccctccatcatcagagATCTCGGTTACACTGCAGCCAACGCCCAGCTCTTGACCATCCCCCCTTATGctttcgccttcttcacaaCCCTGACGGTGGCAACCTTTTCCGAAAAGTACGGGCAACGCGCCATTCCGCTCATCGGTTCGGCATCCTTTGCCATGATAGGCTACATTATCCTGCTGGCCAACACGGACCCCAAGAGCCGGCCAGGGCTCTCATATACGGGAACCTTCTTTGCCGCCGGAGGTATCTACCCAGCGACGGCTTTGGCGCTGTCGTGGCCGGCCATCAACGTCTCGGGCCAGACAAAACGAGCAGTCGCCAACGGTATGCAGATCAGCATTGGAAACCTGGGTGCTGTGCTAGGAACACAGCTCTACCGGCAAAACGACGGGCCCCGGTACATTGTCGGGCACAGCTTTGCGCTGGGCTACTTGGTAGGAAACATCATTGTGTCGCTGATTCTGTACTTGAttttgaagaaggaaaaCACCAGGCGGGATGGCATCAcggccgaggtcaaggaggtgGGCGAGCTGCACGGGGACTgggacggcgacgacgacgcgcGGTGGCGTTTTCAGTACTGA
- the OPI1 gene encoding transcriptional regulator opi1 (EggNog:ENOG503NYZC; COG:S) gives MDHMLVLPPPSQSPTPSQLKSQDASAAASYPDYERRSTPAALHEPTLTMHSSHLNSLPLPPISHPGDPTSRSFPHHTAELAPIQPPHEKPAIGAAQTLPSLSSVTGAQTPRLPSLSAASESSYSPLSTASTSTAIPATTNKTVASPSLPINHWPSLNPFTTYYTPSHVQGSESSMNADVTSGKPSHHRATSVSLDDPGVRAAAEALGRLRTVDTMPHDSDGRRNRTPEAYQVGTPNSQESSSERQQEPLLSLITTSYPSIAPVASYLESATSVCNTAYTNSKNYSPVLRRNAEYIEDRVVKPVAKTVGRYGGHGLRWWLQKPGRKQRSPSDLEDGRQGVKRRKGDTDRESAIAARVMADFDIGSKDRRTSVSTVDTLPAYDDQRSPAYTERADEQRGPTSQDEESGSYKLWVTTSSLRVAMQDESKKRLRVLIGVLSNTNGRITDFFESLTKAVEEYDRSIAANREDVAMDGQDEHSHNELSTRIMTLVDGITKTSAATVDMVNKCAASALPDNVKAFVARRLISLPAQWKLMASQEGPDAPREGGDEAAAIRHRAHSALALAKVSLQIMTQITEVLNMTLNAVEEWCENQNKNESSQPTSPMGVQGPVGVDGDVKMLD, from the exons ATGGATCACATGCTGGTGCTGCCTCCTCCGTCGCAGTCCCCGACACCCTCGCAGCTAAAATCACAAGACGCAAGTGCCGCTGCCTCCTATCCGGACTACGAGCGCCGCTCAACACCAGCGGCGCTCCACGAACCAACTTTGACGATGCACTCGTCCCACCTAAACAGCCTGCCGCTACCGCCCATCTCCCATCCAGGCGACCCAACCTCGCGATCCTTCCCCCACCACACTGCCGAGCTGGCCCCGATCCAGCCGCCGCACGAGAAGCCTGCCATTGGGGCCGCGCAAACTCTCCCGTCACTCTCCTCCGTCACTGGCGCGCAGACTCCTCGCCTGCCCTCGCTGTCTGCCGCCTCAGAGTCTTCGTATTCTCCCCTGTCTACGGCGAGCACATCGACAGCAATCCCCGCGACCACAAACAAGACGGTCGCTTCTCCCAGTCTCCCCATCAATCATTGGCCGAGCCTGAATCCCTTCACCACATACTACACACCGAGCCACGTGCAGGGTTCCGAATCGTCCATGAACGCGGACGTGACCAGCGGCAAACCAAGTCACCACAGGGCTACCAGCGTCAGCCTCGATGATCCGGGGGTGcgtgccgccgccgaggctcTGGGGCGCCTGCGAACAG TGGACACCATGCCCCACGACAGCGACGGCCGGCGCAACCGGACTCCCGAGGCGTACCAAGTGGGCACGCCCAACTCCCAGGAGAGCTCCAGCGAGAGACAGCAGGAGCCCCTGCTGTCATTGATCACTACGTCTTACCCCAGCATCGCCCCTGTTGCGTCATATCTAGAAAGTGCCACGTCGGTCTGCAATACGGCCTATACAAACTCCAAAAACTATTCGCCCGTCCTCAGAAGGAATGCCGAGTACATAGAGGACCGAGTCGTGAAGCCGGTCGCCAAGACTGTAGGGAGATATGGCGGCCACGGGCTCAGGTGGTGGCTGCAGAAGCCGGGCAGGAAGCAGCGCTCACCGTCCGACTTGGAAGATGGGCGACAGGGAGTGAAGCGACGGAAGGGGGACACGGACAGAGAATCAGCCATCGCGGCCCGCGTCATGGCCGATTTTGACATAGGTTCCAAGGATCGACGCACCTCGGTCAGCACGGTCGACACGTTGCCTGCCTATGACGACCAGAGGTCGCCGGCCTACACCGAGAGGGCTGACGAGCAGAGGGGGCCGACCTCTCAGGATGAAGAGTCTGGGAGCTATAAGCTGTGGGTTACGACGTCCAGTCTCCGCGTTGCCATGCAGGATGAGAGCAAGAAGCGTCTCCGGGTTCTCATCGGGGTGCTGAGCAACACCAACGGGCGGATCACTGACTTCTTCGAGAGCCTGAccaaggcggtggaggagtatGATCGCTCCATCGCGGCAAATCGCGAAGATGTTGCCATGGATGGCCAAGACGAGCACAGTCACAATGAGCTCTCGACACGCATCATGACCCTCGTTGACGGCATAACCAAGACGAGCGCAGCGACGGTCGACATGGTCAACAAATGCGCTGCGAGTGCCCTGCCAGATAATGTCAAGGCCTTTGTGGCTCGTCGACTGATAAGCTTGCCCGCGCAGTGGAAGCTCATGGCGTCGCAAGAAGGGCCGGACGCGCCCAGGGAAGGTGGCgacgaagcagcagcaatccgTCACAGAGCACACTCGGCATTGGCGCTGGCCAAGGTGTCTCTCCAAATTATGACGCAAATCACCGAAGTCCTCAACATGACGCTGAACGCTGTTGAAGAATGGTGCGagaaccaaaacaaaaacgagAGCTCCCAGCCAACTTCCCCAATGGGTGTTCAGGGGCCGGTGGGCGTAGATGGCGACGTCAAGATGTTAGATTGA
- a CDS encoding hypothetical protein (EggNog:ENOG503NWMU; COG:S) — translation MSDDGPAAGAPAAPVAEAGGAAGHSQGGLHSETRPKRISTHSPVIEDIASLTSPRLFTPNPFSRKNTSLDIDDYFTGPRDIQKHSKWPIFLQMHGSILPKMILPLLAIGAWASLITILSMKVYMLGINSILLTVLGFVVGLSLSFRSSTAYERYNEGRKYWAQLILATQNLGRIYWVHASGRKDVPEEKKDLVKRREVLEKLTAMNLLVAFAVALKHKLRFEPYTCYEDISSLISHLDTFAKVATEEDPENAHRTFKRPSFFKSVGEYLGVSFAESNPRKSLKKAAVPLGNLPLEILSYLASFTDELALSGRLPVTMHQTMAYNNIMSLNDVLVGTERVLTTPLPIAYSIAIAQITWVYILLLPFQLVKVLEWITIPATVAAAYIILGILFIGREIENPFGQDVNDLPLEAYAAQVAAEMDVIASRPVRPSYEWIESKDNHVLWPLSHSGWPVWMNRPEEKIHEAVNHKVLATFHSKRAKEEAIARGKVHSEKNGHKTVSVEAV, via the exons ATGTCCGACGATGGCCCTGCTGCCGGCGCCCCGGCTGCTCCTGTAGCCGAAGCTGGAGGGGCTGCAGGCCACAGCCAAGGCGGTCTTCACAGCGAGACAAGACCAAAGCGCATCAGCACCCACAGCCCCGTGATAGAGGACATTGCTTCGCTCACCTCGCCCCGGCTCTTCACCCCAAATCCCTTCAGTCGCAAGAACACATCGTTGGATATTGATGATTACTTT ACAGGTCCACGTGATATCCAGAAACACTCCAAATGGcccatcttcctccaaaTGCATGGCAGCATCCTGCCCAAGATGATTCTGCCCTTGCTCGCTATTGGCGCCTGGGCGtctctcatcaccatccttaGTATGAAGGTGTACATGC TCGGCATAAACAGCATTCTGCTCACCGTCCTCGGTTTTGTCGTCGGTCTGAGCTTGTCATTCCGCAGCTCCACGGCCTATGAGCGCTACAACGAAGGCAGAAAGTACTGGGCGCAGCTGATTCTGGCAACCCAGAATTTGGGTCGGATCTACTGGGTGCACGCTTCTGGCCGCAAGGATGTGCccgaagagaagaaggacctgGTGAAGAGACGCGAAGTCCTGGAGAAGCT TACCGCTATGAATCTTTTGGTGGCATTTGCTGTTGCCCTTAAGCACAAGTTGCGCTTCGAACCATACACGTGCTACGAGGACATCTCGAGTCTCATTTCGCACCTGGATACCTTTGCCAAGGTGGCCACCGAGGAGGACCCCGAAAATGCGCACCGGACCTTCAAGCGCCCGAGTTTCTTCAAGAGCGTGGGCGAGTACCTGGGAGTGTCGTTTGCAGAAAGCAACCCACGCAAGTCCCTTAAGAAGGCTGCCGTCCCCCTgggcaacctccccctcgagATTCTGTCGTACCTTGCCTCCTTCACCGACGAGCTCGCCCTCAGCGGCCGCCTGCCCGTCACCATGCACCAGACCATGGCCTACAACAACATCATGTCGCTCAACGACGTGCTTGTGGGCACGGAAAGAGTGCTCACCACGCCGCTCCCCATTGCCTACTCGATCGCCATCGCCCAAATCACATGGGTGTacatcctgctgctgcccttcCAGCTCGTCAAGGTGCTGGAATGGATCACGATTCCCGCCACAGTTGCCGCGGCGTATATCATCCTGGGCATTCTGTTCATCGGTCGCGAAATCGAAAACCCTTTTGGCCAGGACGTCAACGACCTACCCCTCGAGGCCTATGCTGCTCAGGTGGCCGCCGAGATGGACGTGATCGCCAGCCGTCCCGTCCGCCCCAGCTACGAGTGGATAGAATCCAAGGACAACCACGTCCTGTGGCCCCTGTCCCACTCGGGCTGGCCCGTGTGGATGAACCGTCCCGAAGAAAAGATCCACGAGGCCGTCAACCACAAGGTCCTGGCCACCTTTCACAGCAAACGAGCCAAGGAAGAGGCGATTGCACGAGGAAAAGTGCACTCGGAAAAGAATGGCCACAAAACGGTGAGCGTGGAGGCCGTGTAG
- the CEL6A gene encoding 1,4-beta-D-glucan cellobiohydrolase cel6a (EggNog:ENOG503NXS8; COG:G; CAZy:GH6), whose amino-acid sequence MAKRLLLTAALAATTLAAPVIEERQNCGSVWSQCGGQGWTGATCCASGSTCVAQNQWYSQCLPGSQVTTTAQAPSSTRTTTSSSSRPTSSSISTSAVNVPTTTTSAGASVTVPPGGGASSTASYSGNPFLGVQQWANSYYSSEVHTLAIPSLTGPMATKAAAVAKVPSFQWMDRNVTVDTLFSGTLADIRAANRAGANPPYAGIFVVYDLPDRDCAAAASNGEWAIADGGAAKYKAYIDRIRHHLVQYSDIRTILVIEPDSLANMVTNMNVPKCQGAANTYKELTVYALKQLNLPNVALYLDAGHAGWLGWPANIGPAAELFAGIYKDAGRPTSLRGLATNVANYNGWSLSSAPSYTTPNPNFDEKRFVQAFSPLLTAAGFPAHFITDTGRSGKQPTGQLEWGHWCNAIGTGFGPRPTTDTGLDIEDAFVWIKPGGECDGTSDTTAARYDHHCGFADALKPAPEAGQWFQAYFEQLLTNANPPF is encoded by the exons ATGGCCAAGAGACTCCTTCTCACGGCTGCTCTGGCAGCCACCACGTTGGCAGCCCCTGTCATCGAGGAACGCCAAAACTGCGGCTCTGTCTG GAGCCAATGTGGCGGCCAAGGCTGGACCGGCGCGACCTGCTGTGCCTCGGGCAGCACTTGCGTTGCCCAGAACCAGTGGTATTCGCAATGTCTTCCTGGCAGCCAGGTGACCACCACGGCGCAGGCCCCTTCTTCTacccgcaccaccaccagcagctccaGCCGCCCGACTAGCTCCAGCATCTCGACCTCTGCTGTCAAcgtgcccaccaccaccaccagcgcgGGGGCATCCGTGACGGTTCCTCCCGGCGGCGGTGCCTCGTCCACGGCTAGCTACTCGGGCAACCCCTTTCTGGGTGTCCAGCAGTGGGCCAACAGCTACTACTCGTCCGAGGTGCACACCCTGGCGATTCCCAGTCTCACCGGGCCCATGGCCACCAAGGCGGCCGCCGTGGCCAAGGTTCCCAGCTTCCAGTGGATGGACAGGAACGTGACGGTCGACACTCTCTTCTCCGGCACCCTGGCCGACATTCGTGCCGCCAACAGGGCCGGTGCCAACCCTCCCTACGCCGGCATCTTTGTCGTCTACGACCTCCCCGATCGTGACTgcgctgctgccgcttcCAACGGCGAGTGGGCCATCGCTGATGGCGGCGCTGCTAAGTACAAGGCTTACATTGACCGCATCCGTCACCATCTCGTCCAGTATTCCGACATCCGCACCATCCTTGTCATCGAGCCCGACTCGCTCGCCAACATGGTGACCAACATGAACGTGCCCAAGTGCCAGGGTGCCGCCAACACCTACAAGGAGCTCACAGTCTACGCCCTCAAGCAGCTGAACCTGCCCAACGTCGCCCTGTACCTCGACGCCGGTCACGCCGGCTGGCTTGGCTGGCCAGCCAACATTGGCCCCGCTGCTGAGCTCTTTGCTGGCATCTACAAGGACGCTGGCAGGCCCACCTCTCTCCGCGGCCTCGCTACCAATGTTGCCAACTACAACGGCTGGAGCTTGTCGTCAGCTCCTTCgtacaccacccccaaccccaactttGACGAGAAGCGCTTTGTCCAGGCCTTCAGCCCCCTCCTCACTGCTGCCGGCTTCCCCGCCCACTTCATTACTGACACTGGCCGTTCCGGAAAGCAGCCGACCGGCCAGCTCGAGTGGGGCCACTGGTGCAATGCCATCGGCACTGGCTTCGGCCCCCGCCCGACCACCGACACTGGACTCGACATTGAGGACGCCTTTGTCTGGATCAAGCCCGGTGGAGAGTGCGACGGCACCAGCGACACTACGGCTGCCCGCTATGATCACCACTGCGGCTTCGCCGATGCCCTCAAGCCTGCCCCCGAGGCCGGCCAGTGGTTCCAAGCCTACTTTGAGCAGctcctcaccaacgccaacccTCCTTTCTAA
- a CDS encoding hypothetical protein (COG:S; EggNog:ENOG503NXV6), whose translation MSFTSSLVHDFVKRLEHGQPTENTTRHAEIPWFDIGDASDRELLVTHSSPCSFTLGTGASIYTDVLIPALTAARREVILVTCFWAGSATLSALHDALVKLAAHRRALLNDARSRGTTPTPPLRVRVCFSSRSLLQKLLHPQSRDGYIYPPSSWQAALGLPDPALLESAAIELQAKSLFLLPFSVMHPKFVIVDRQRAFIPSCNVSWEPWLEGCVEVTGPAVSGLLSFYSRTWEPEHGGVQPPLERNHLLEPPAFDVRMAGLALVASAAHRRAALLPESPSPIPTLLLPSSCHRNPHFRPFPWQKDPKPPGTPLNVALLALLDGARRSIYMQTPNLTCQAVLRAVLSALQRGVDVDIVTSRNLMLLEQLVTAGTTTSWCLRSLLRRFRKLERSKPESLPAEMELGHVPLGRLRISYFRPRPSLKMRTHTKEEEPVHSHLKLIMVDDKYTVLGSGNLDRASWYTSQELGILFHSTDLANTVGTEVDCVLADRLELVFDSAAP comes from the coding sequence ATGAGTTTCACGTCCAGTCTTGTACACGACTTCGTCAAGCGACTGGAACACGGCCAGCCAACTGAAAACACCACCCGCCATGCTGAGATTCCCTGGTTCGACATTGGTGACGCGTCGGACCGAGAGCTGCTTGTCACGCACAGCTCGCCATGCAGCTTCACCTTGGGCACTGGTGCCTCCATCTACACCGACGTGCTGATTCCCGCCCTCACCGCCGCCCGGCGTGAGGTGATTCTCGTGACTTGCTTCTGGGCCGGGTCAGCTACGCTCTCGGCCCTCCATGACGCTCTCGTCAAGCTGGCCGCCCACCGGCGTGCGCTCCTCAACGACGCCAGGTCCAGGGGCACTACTCCCACCCCACCCTTGCGAGTTCGCGTCTGCTTTTCATCACGGTCTCTACTGCAGAAGCTGCTGCATCCACAGTCACGAGATGGCTACATCTACCCGCCGTCGTCGTGGCAAGCTGCCCTGGGCCTGCCAGACCCTGCTTTGTTGGAAAGCGCTGCTATTGAGCTCCAGGCCAAAagtctcttcctcctgcccTTCAGCGTGATGCACCCCAAGTTTGTCATTGTAGACAGGCAGCGTGCCTTTATCCCCAGCTGTAATGTCAGCTGGGAGCCTTGGCTCGAGGGTTGCGTCGAGGTGACAGGGCCGGCGGTCAGCGGCCTCTTGTCGTTTTATTCTCGGACCTGGGAGCCCGAGCACGGCGGTGTCCAGCCACCCCTTGAGCGGaaccacctcctcgagcCACCGGCGTTCGATGTCCGGATGGCGGGGCTTGCCTTGGTTGCCAGCGCCGCCCACCGCcgcgccgccctcctccccgaaTCTCCGTCGCCTATTCCAACTCTTCTGCTACCCTCGTCATGTCACCGGAACCCACATTTCCGTCCCTTTCCTTGGCAAAAGGACCCCAAACCCCCGGGCACGCCCCTCAACGTCGCACTACTTGCGCTTCTTGACGGGGCTCGGCGGTCCATCTACATGCAGACACCGAATCTCACCTGTCAAGCGGTGCTCCGCGCTGTCTTGAGCGCTCTCCAGCGAGGAGTTGATGTTGACATTGTCACCAGCCGCAATCTCATGCTTCTGGAGCAGCTCGTGACGGCGGGCACCACAACTTCATGGTGCCTTCGGTCTCTGCTGCGCCGGTTCCGGAAGTTGGAGCGTTCAAAGCCAGAGTCTCTCCCCGCCGAGATGGAACTTGGCCATGTCCCCCTTGGAAGGCTACGCATCTCTTACTTCCGCCCCCGGCCGAGTCTCAAAATGCGCACACATACCAAAGAGGAAGAACCAGTGCACTCTCATCTGAAGCTCATCATGGTGGATGACAAGTATACCGTGCTTGGTTCGGGCAATCTAGACCGTGCAAGCTGGTACACAAGTCAAGAGCTGGGCATACTCTTTCATAGCACCGATCTTGCCAACACCGTTGGCACTGAAGTCGACTGTGTGTTAGCGGACAGACTTGAGCTTGTTTTCGACTCGGCAGCACCTTGA